TTGCGTATTGCAGTTCGCTCGGATGTAACCAAAGGCCTAAGGATGCTCAAGGCTTAAGCGTTCAGGCGCGAGGATCCCAATGCTAAAAATTTTTCGCGCCGATGTTTGATCAAAGCGTTTCGATCTTTGCCGGCTAAATCTTTCAGAATTTTGGCGATCGTGGTTTTAACATTGGCAAGTGCGGCATCGGGATCACGATGCGCCCCGCCCATTGGCTCAGCGATGACGTGATCATTCACGCCCAGCTTGGTGAGATCTTGCGCCGTTAGACGCAGGGCTTCCGCCGCCTCTCGCATTTTTTCCGAATCCTTCCAAAGGATTGAGGCGCAGCCTTCCGGGCTGATCACAGAATAAATTGAATGCTCTAGCATCGCCAAAGCATTGGCTGTGGCAAATGCCACCGCGCCGCCCGACCCGCCTTCTCCGATCACCACAGAAATCACGGGCACGCCGATCTGCAAACATTTTTCCGTTGAGCGGGCGATGGCTTCAGATTGTCCGCGCTCTTCGGCGCCTTTCCCAGGATAGGCCCCCGGGGTGTCGATCAAGGTGATCACCGGTAGATTAAACTTATCGGCCATCTCCATCAGCCGGATGGCTTTGCGATATCCCTCTGGGCGGGCCATACCGAAATTACGCGCGATTCTGCTTTTCGTATCATTGCCTTTTTCATGACCGATCACCACCACGGGCATGTCTTCAAACCGCGCCAAGCCCCCCATCACGGCATGATCATCGGCAAAATTCCGATCGCCAGCCAAGGGCGTAAACTCGCTGAACAAGGCCTTGATGTAATCTTTGCAATGGGGCCGCTCCGGATGGCGGGCCACTTGACATTTGCGCCAGGGTGTCAGGCTTTTATATAGATCTTTCAGTAAGGCTTCGGCCTTTGCATCAAGCGCTTGGGCTTCGTCTTCTATATCCATTTCCTCATTTTGGCGCGCTAAAGCGCGCAATTCTTCAGCTTTGCCTTCAATTTCTGCCAAAGGTTTTTCAAATTCGAGGTAATGGGTCATTCAGCTCTCCTAAAGCCGCGCAAACATGTCGCGAATCAAGAGCAATCAATCAGACAGCCCAGACCCGCTGGCTTGAGCTTTAGCATTCTCCTGCGCTAAGTTTCAAGCATTTGCATGCGCTCAAAGGGGCCGCGCCGAAGCGGGCATATGCAGGCCATAATGGCTTTAAAACGCGGCGATCATTTCGGCTTGGTGGACGATGACCTCGGCTTGCTTGATCGATGCGATATCGACCAAACGGCCTTTATAAACGGCTGCCCCTTCGCCATTGGCCTTGGCCGTTTGCATGGCGTCCAATATGGCACGGGCTTCCCTGACGTCGTCTTCGGATGGGGTAAATACCTGATTGGCCAAGCCAATTTGGTTGGGATGGATCGCCCATTTTCCAACCATTCCCAAAGTGGCAGAGCGTTTGGCTTGCGCGATGAACCCGGCATCATCGGAAAAATCTCCAAACGGCCCGTCGACGGGTAAAATCCCATGCATGCGGCAGGCCGCCACGATTGCGGATTGGGCCCAATGCCAAGGGTCTGACCAATAGCGTTGATTCTCATGCTGCATGTAATAATTTTCCTGCGTGCCCCCGATGCCAGTTGTGGCCATCCCCATCGAGGCTGCAAAATCTGCGGCGCCAAGCGACATGGCGCGCAAACGCGGGCTGGCAGCGGCAATTTCTTT
The sequence above is drawn from the Rhodobacteraceae bacterium IMCC1335 genome and encodes:
- a CDS encoding acetyl-CoA carboxylase carboxyltransferase subunit alpha, encoding MTHYLEFEKPLAEIEGKAEELRALARQNEEMDIEDEAQALDAKAEALLKDLYKSLTPWRKCQVARHPERPHCKDYIKALFSEFTPLAGDRNFADDHAVMGGLARFEDMPVVVIGHEKGNDTKSRIARNFGMARPEGYRKAIRLMEMADKFNLPVITLIDTPGAYPGKGAEERGQSEAIARSTEKCLQIGVPVISVVIGEGGSGGAVAFATANALAMLEHSIYSVISPEGCASILWKDSEKMREAAEALRLTAQDLTKLGVNDHVIAEPMGGAHRDPDAALANVKTTIAKILKDLAGKDRNALIKHRREKFLALGSSRLNA
- a CDS encoding CoA ester lyase, which translates into the protein MSFRLQPTPVARPNRCQLFGPGSRPTLFPKMASSAADVINLDLEDSVAPSDKDSARANIIQALANVDWGQKTLSVRINGLDTPYWYRDVVDLLEQAGPRLDQIMIPKVGNGADIYAVDALVSAIETAQGREKPIGFEVIIESAAGISNVKEIAAASPRLRAMSLGAADFAASMGMATTGIGGTQENYYMQHENQRYWSDPWHWAQSAIVAACRMHGILPVDGPFGDFSDDAGFIAQAKRSATLGMVGKWAIHPNQIGLANQVFTPSEDDVREARAILDAMQTAKANGEGAAVYKGRLVDIASIKQAEVIVHQAEMIAAF